Within the Desulfitibacter alkalitolerans DSM 16504 genome, the region TGTTACACAGCCAAATCCAAGAATAAAGGGAATTATAGCCCTTCCATTTAGTCCTATAAAAGCTAAAGCCCTATCAACCATAGCTGCAACTCTGGGCAAATAACCTGAATCTTCCATGGCCGATAAAAAGAAGTAAAATCCCAGGACAAGGGGCAGCAATAGACCTAAAATATAAATAACAGTCATGGTTAAAATGCCAAATTCACCTATAAGCAAAGCCCCTATGAATGATTCCTCTGAAATTAACCTGCCAACTAGATTGATGATAAAGGGCTGATAGATTTCCCCCATGACCATGCCCTCGGTAAACTCAACTACTGTTTGGGCAATAAACACAGCAACAAGTTCATACATTAAATACATTACCCCAAGTAAAATTGGAATACCAGTTAGAGGATTAATCATCCAGCGACCCAGTTTGGTTGCAAAGGAAGCTCCTTTGATTACATCCTTTGAAACATGTTGAATAATATCATTGACACGTAAACGTCTTTGCATATAAATCTCTTCTCTATAAGGCTCTGGCTCTATTCCATGGCGTCCTGCTACATGGGGATCACCTTCCAAAACCAGCAGTGCCTCACCTTGAGTACCTACCTTTTCCAGCAACTTGGTCAGCTTCCTCTGGAGTTCAGGCTCAATATGCCCAACCCTCGCCTTTTCAATGCTCTGTTTAATTTCATCCAAGCCTTCTTTTTTCACAGCAACTGTAGGAATAACAGGAACGCCAAGTAAATCAGAAAGCAGGTCCACATCAATCTCTATTCCCTGCTTTTTTACTTCATCAAGCATATTCAATGCTACTATCACTGGTATACCCATATCAATAATCTGCTGGGTTAAAAACAAATCTCTTTCTAAATGAACTGCATCAATTACATTAATGACAATATCCGCGCCTAAAATCACATCTCTAGCAACAATTTCTTCTTGATTAAAGGATGATACTCCATAAACACCTGGAGTGTCAATTATTGCATATGGTCCCACTATACCATAGGAAATATCCAGGGTAGTTCCTGGAAAATTAGAAACATCAACATACAATCCTGTAAGTGCGTTAAAAACAACTGATTTGCCCACATTTGGGTTGCCAACTAGAACAACTTTTTTTGCATTTTTAGGAATATTAATATGATTACTTAAATCATGACAATGCATACCTTTACTTCCCCCTATAATCTAATTATGAAGCCACCTGTTCAACTTTTATTTGCCGAGCAAGGTTGCGCCCAATAGCAATTTCCTGTCTGTTACGACTAACTATAATTGGTCCTGTAGGAACAACTTCCTCACATGTGACTACTGACCCCTCCATAATCCCAAAACGAATTACCTGCGACCTAACTAGTTCATCAGGTATATTTACAATCTTAATCAACATTCCCCTTTTGCCTTTGTCTAAAGTCATACGGTTTTCCTCCTTTGCTAATAATAATTTCGCACTTAATGATAATTCTTATCAATTAAGCCTTAAAAAAATATGTATTTCTTGGAATTGATATTCATTTTCATTTAATTTTTCCTTGATTTTATTGTAACTTAGCAATATAAGTTATGCAAGACTTTTTTTTAGCAAAAATTAATGAAAATTCGTCTTAATTGTATGCAAAAACTATTCATAGCTGAGTAATACCCAGATTATTGACAAAAACAGATAAAGGCACTTCCCTAATGGAAATGCCCTCACTTACCATTTGATTTATCTTACAGCAGTAACGTTAGCTGCCTGTGAACCACGATTACCCTCGACAACATCAAATTCAACACTTTGACCTTCTTCTAAGGTCTTAAAACCTTCGCTTTGAATGGCAGAGAAATGTACAAAAACATCTCCTCCTCCATTACTCTCAATAAATCCAAAACCTTTTTCTGCATTAAACCATTTTACTTTTCCTTGCATAGTATTATGGCCCCCTTAAAAATAATTTGAATCAAAAAGCAGAATAACGTAAAACATCTTTTTTTCTGTAACAATAACCAGAGGCCAAGAAAGTTTAAGTTTTTCACATCTTCTTAAAACTATGTATAATAGTATCATATGAAGTTTATAATTGCAAGCAATTTTTGGAAGTATTTACCCAAGTTTTAACCTTCTTTATTTCTCCTACGTCCTGAATATTTCACTTGCCATTATCTCTAAACCTTCGAAAAAATAAGAAGTTATAGTGTCTTCAATTTTATAAGTGGTATACTCATCGATTTCAAAATCCTTAAAACCGTATACCAGAACTGAATATTTAAAAGGGTCTACGATCCAGAACTCTCTGACACCGGACAACATATAAGTATTGAGCTTATCAATCATATCTTTTGAGCGGGTGCTTTTTGATATAATTTCAATGCATAATGTTGGGGTCCCCATATATCTTCCTTTTTCATTAACAGTATCCTCCATATCACATGCAATGAGCAAATCCGGCTGCATAACATCAGGCGTATCAAAATCCTTTTTATGAAAATGCACATCAAAGGGTGCATAAAAAACCTTGCATTTCTTGTTATTCAGGTATGTTCTTAGATGAATGTACAGATTACCAGAAATATCCTGATGAAAGGTGTCAGGAGAAGCTAAAAGTACTATTTCGCCATTGATATACTCCATTCTTAGCTCGCTTTTTTCATAAATCTCCATAAATTCTTCATATGATACTTTCTTACCACCGTACTGATAGTCCAATGCATTTTCCTTAACCATAAAGTATCGTTCGATTTCTGTAATATAGGGCGTAAGTCTTACGGCTTTTTTGCCGTTTTTAGTAATAATAACTTCATTATTATCAATTACATAGTCTAAATACTTTCCTAGATTTGTTTTAAACTCAGTGGCTGTAATAACTTTTGTGGTATCTTTCATTTTCAACACCTCGCACGAACATTATAGCATATCGCACTAAATTAATAAATAATATTTATATCGTGCGATATGCTATTTAAAACCCCGATCAGAAACCTAGCACACAAAACTATAAGTAGCTTAAGATCCTTTAATATCATATGAAGGTATGAGGCTGTTATAGTTTTTGTAATCAATTAATCCGTCATGCTGTAAACGACCAATTAGTATAAATGGAGCTATGCCAATCTTTGCTGCATAGTCAATAATTTCACTCTTATCATCATAGGAGTGTTTTTCTATAAAACTTGCCCACATTTCCTCAGCTTCTTGCAATGAAATTTGTTTGTTCCTAATCTTTTTTCTAAAAATACTCCCTATTTCAGCCCATGCAAAAGCTGGTAGAACAATAATTTGATCATTTTCTATGACTTTCAGCATTAACTCCCTGGCTTTAAAGCTATCCTCTTCTTCAAAAAATAATTTAATTAGGACCGAGGTATCAATACAAATATATTTACTCATGTCGGTTGTTTCCATCTCTTAACTTTCTAATTAATTCTACGGAGTCTTCTTGTCTACCAATTTTACTAGCAACCCGTTTTTGTAACTGGGTTATTTCTTCTAATTTTTTTTTCCGATTCTCCATTAAGTAATTTTCTCCTTGAAAATGCATTTTAGTATAACTCTCTGCATCAACAATATAGGCGATATGCTTGGATCTTTGTAAAATAGCGATTGGACTCTTTGTTCTTGTCAAATCTGCCAAAACTGCTTTGGCATTTCTCCGTATCTCGGTTATGCTAACCATTCGCATAGTAATATCACTCCTAAATGTGTCTTTAAAAGCATTATAGCATATTGGCTTTATTATTCCAATTATACTGCGCACATAATCTATATCTACTACGTCATATGTGGAAAACCGCAACATATCTGTACTTAAAGTGTGCACATTGTTAAGACAAAGATTTTATTAACTACATAGAGACTTGGTATAATTCAAAAAGGTCTCACAGCAGTTTAGACTACATGTCACCCATGGAATATGAAAAATATCATAGGGAGAACCAGTCACTAGTAGCTTAAAGAACCACAGACATTGCAGGCAGTCAAGGGCCGGCTTTAGCCGGGCGAAGCTTTACCCTTTACTGCCACGAAGGCAATACCCTATTGTTAGTTGGTCTTGCAAAGCATGACCAACTGCCTACCGGCGAGGGCGGGTGTGGGCAGAGCCCACAAAATAGACAAAAAAGAGAAACAGAGTATTTGTATGAAATAAAGAGAAAAGGAAACTTTATGCGTGTCCAGCTAGGCCTGAGCACTCCACCCCATTATTTCTAGTTTCCCTTTCCAGATTTTCTGGTACCAAAGTGATGTCATCTTCGTAATCATTTAAAAGTTTGGAAATTCCAATAGTTTTATAATCTTTTTCGTCATTTTCCAGGTTAAATTGTAGGTTGCAGCTTTCACATTCTAAATCACATTCGTTATGTCTGTAGTCGTCTGGCATCTTATAGGTGGTAATTACTCCTTCATAGTTTCTGAGAACTACTTTGTTTGTAGACCAGGAGATAAGATAATTCGGCATTATCGGGATTTTTCCTCCTCCACCCGGAGCATCGATAACGTAGGTAGGAATAGCAAAACCGCTGGTGTGACCTCTTAAGTTTTCCATGATTTCTATCCCTTTACCAACATTTGTTCTGAAATGTTCCAAGCCTTCCGATAAGTCACATTGATATATATAATATGGTCTAACCCGGTTTGCAGTCAGTTTGTGAACCAGACTTTTCATGATTCTCGGGCAGTCATTTACATCTCTTAAAAGTACCGACTGGTTTCCTAAAGGGATACCTGCTTTAGCCAGTTTTTTTAGTGCACGTTTTGAGGATCCTGTGATTTCCCTGGGATGATTGAAATGTGTATTAAGCCATATGTTGTCATACTTCTCCAGTACTTTGATTAAATCATCAGTTATTCTGTAAGGAAGCACCACAGGCATCCTTGATCCAATTCTTATGACTTCAACATGAGGAATTTCGGCTATTTTACTAAGTATCCAGTCAAGATAATTGTCAGGCAACATTAATGGATCCCCACCTGAAAGCAAAATATCCCTGACCTCAGGATTACTTTTTATATATTTTATACCTTCCAGAACTTCATCTTTTGAGGGTATGGAATCTACATCTCCTACTTTTCTTTTTCTTGTGCAATGTCTGCAATACATGGCACATACATTGCAGACATGAAATAAAACTCTGTCCGGATATCGGTGAGTGATTAATTGGACAGGACTATCTTTGTCCTCGTGAAGGGGATCAACCATGTCGCAGTTTGAAAGGCTCAGTTCTTTGATGTTAGGGAAACATTGTCTAAATACGGGATCTTTTTCCGGATCATCTGTATTGACTAATGATAAATAATATGGTGTTACAGCCATAGGAAATTTATCAATGGTCCTCTGGATGGCCTGTTTTTTTTGCTGTGAAAATTCTATACCTAATATTTTTTCCACGGTTTCTACTGTTCTAATGGTATTTTTTATCTGCCATCTCCAATCATACCATTTGTCTGTAATTTTTTTTGGGAGTTCTTCTTTGTTGATTTTATTCTTTGTAATACTAATTGTTTCTTGCATTGTTTCTCCTTTCTAAGATAAAATGTGTTTTAAAAAGTTATATAAAACAGTTTTTTTAAAATAAAAAGCACTCTAACACTGAATAATCAGAGTTAAGGTGCTTATAACCCCAAAATAATAGACCAAAAATTATAACAGCATGAACATACATAAGTTAATTTATATTTTGCAATTTTAAAATTTAGTGTATTATATCATTCCTAGAAAAGATTGTCAAAGTTGGATCACAAAATACAGAGCTTTTTCATTTTAAAATGCCCATTTCTTTCAGCGTCTTTTTTGTTACCTATCATCCTGTTTCTTATACTCCTCTGTATATTACATCCATGGTATGCTTTGCTCCCGCAAGGTTTCTATAAAATCAGCAAGGGTTTCTCCAGATAATTCTGCTGGGCTTTAATTTCTTATATTTAATACATTAGGTTCCTCAACTTCTGGACATGAGATGTAAAGTTCTTCAGGATCAAGGTCAAGACAATTAGCTGGATCATAATTACCTGTAATATCCCATGCCAATGTGTTATTCATAACTGTACAAGTATTCATAAAAAGGTCAATGTCTTGAAGCTGCTTAATTAAAGTGTGCACATTGTCAAGACAAAGATTTTATTTTTTAAGTGAACCAGATATTTCCAATTGCCATGCTTATAAAGATAACAGTTGGCGGGAGTCAAGGGCGAGCGTAAGCGAGTTCATCTTTGACCCTTGACTCCCCTTACTAACCCAAATCCTATTAATAGGTGGTCGAAGCCAGACCACCTGCCCTCCGGCGAGGACGGGGTTTGGGGCTGGCCCCAACAATATTAAGCCGCCACTTTACCTAGATACACTTAGTATGGAGTACTATAATTGTGCGTTTGATGAGGGCGTTCGTTGTTATATTCCTGGACATATTCACGGATTCCAATTCGTAGTTCTCTTGGTGAAGTGAATTCATAAGGATATATCCGCTCTATTTTAAGGCTACGGAACCACCGTTCAATGACAACATTATCAATCCAACGTCCTTTACCATCCATGCTTTGTTTAATATTTTCTTGTTTTAAGTAGCTTGTATACTCATCGCTAGTAAATTGACTGCCCTGGTCGCTGTTGATGATCTCTGGTTTGCCATATTGACTAATCGCCTTCTTTACTGCAGCGAGAACCGGTGCTGTATCCAGAGTATCTGACAGTTCCCAGCCAACTATGTAACGGCTGTACCAATCAATGATAGCTGTCAGATACATATGGCTCCGACCCATTTTGATATAGGTGATATCCACTTTATCCAAATATCGGAATAATGGAGATTATCCCGATGAAAAAGTTATTCCGACACTTGACCAATATTAAGCTGATTTAGTTAAATGTGACCAAAAAAATCGGAATAACTTTTGAATCATTACTTTAAACCATAGAGCCGTCTTAGAGTATCATCATCCAATTCGGCAGCATTAAATTTCTGAGCATTTCGAAGCGGATGATTGGCTACTGTTGCTTTTTCAATCGCATTCCGTTTCATTTCTATGTCAGCGTAAGCGTAAATCCAAGTAGTTTGAAGGTTTGAGTGTCCAAGCCATTCAGAAATAAGAGGTAACGGTACCCCTTTCCTGTACAGATTAAGCGCTCTACTGTGGCGAAACATATGAGGAGTAACTCTGTCAGGAACTTCAGGACATGAGTTCTGAGCCTGCAAGGCATATTTCTTTACGAAACGTGTAACGTTATCATCAGACATAGGTTGCCTATTACCATGGATTTCTGTATAAAACAAAGGAATATTATCCATCGAGCCATTATGGAATCGACTCATGTAGCTTTTGTAGTGTTGTACAGTTTCTTTCACGATGGGAACTAAGCGTATTTTTTTACCTTTTCCGTGAATAATTATGTAGGGCGATTCTGTATCAGCCACTACGTCTTTAGGAGATAGATTTAGGATTTCGCTGTTGCGTGCACCAGTATCATACATT harbors:
- the feoB gene encoding ferrous iron transport protein B, producing the protein MHCHDLSNHINIPKNAKKVVLVGNPNVGKSVVFNALTGLYVDVSNFPGTTLDISYGIVGPYAIIDTPGVYGVSSFNQEEIVARDVILGADIVINVIDAVHLERDLFLTQQIIDMGIPVIVALNMLDEVKKQGIEIDVDLLSDLLGVPVIPTVAVKKEGLDEIKQSIEKARVGHIEPELQRKLTKLLEKVGTQGEALLVLEGDPHVAGRHGIEPEPYREEIYMQRRLRVNDIIQHVSKDVIKGASFATKLGRWMINPLTGIPILLGVMYLMYELVAVFIAQTVVEFTEGMVMGEIYQPFIINLVGRLISEESFIGALLIGEFGILTMTVIYILGLLLPLVLGFYFFLSAMEDSGYLPRVAAMVDRALAFIGLNGRAIIPFILGFGCVTMATITTRLLGSDRERKIAIFLLALAIPCSAQIGVIAVLIGSLGLNYVIGYIAIMFSILVIVGTILNKLFPGESTHLLIDIPPLRIPRVDNVLKKTITKSWHFLKEATPLFAIGALILGILDLTGLLEMIQVALAPLTEGWLKLPREAATAFIMGFVRRDFGAAGLFDLTITPMQTLIASVTISLFVPCIASGMIIIKELNKKLAAIIWISVIILAFLFGGILAQVLI
- a CDS encoding FeoA family protein, with protein sequence MTLDKGKRGMLIKIVNIPDELVRSQVIRFGIMEGSVVTCEEVVPTGPIIVSRNRQEIAIGRNLARQIKVEQVAS
- a CDS encoding cold-shock protein, whose protein sequence is MQGKVKWFNAEKGFGFIESNGGGDVFVHFSAIQSEGFKTLEEGQSVEFDVVEGNRGSQAANVTAVR
- a CDS encoding type II toxin-antitoxin system Phd/YefM family antitoxin — encoded protein: MKDTTKVITATEFKTNLGKYLDYVIDNNEVIITKNGKKAVRLTPYITEIERYFMVKENALDYQYGGKKVSYEEFMEIYEKSELRMEYINGEIVLLASPDTFHQDISGNLYIHLRTYLNNKKCKVFYAPFDVHFHKKDFDTPDVMQPDLLIACDMEDTVNEKGRYMGTPTLCIEIISKSTRSKDMIDKLNTYMLSGVREFWIVDPFKYSVLVYGFKDFEIDEYTTYKIEDTITSYFFEGLEIMASEIFRT
- a CDS encoding type II toxin-antitoxin system VapC family toxin; this encodes MSKYICIDTSVLIKLFFEEEDSFKARELMLKVIENDQIIVLPAFAWAEIGSIFRKKIRNKQISLQEAEEMWASFIEKHSYDDKSEIIDYAAKIGIAPFILIGRLQHDGLIDYKNYNSLIPSYDIKGS
- a CDS encoding type II toxin-antitoxin system Phd/YefM family antitoxin; protein product: MRMVSITEIRRNAKAVLADLTRTKSPIAILQRSKHIAYIVDAESYTKMHFQGENYLMENRKKKLEEITQLQKRVASKIGRQEDSVELIRKLRDGNNRHE
- a CDS encoding IS3 family transposase, with the protein product METWYNSKRSHSSLDYMSPMEYEKYHRENQSLVA
- the ablA gene encoding lysine 2,3-aminomutase: MQETISITKNKINKEELPKKITDKWYDWRWQIKNTIRTVETVEKILGIEFSQQKKQAIQRTIDKFPMAVTPYYLSLVNTDDPEKDPVFRQCFPNIKELSLSNCDMVDPLHEDKDSPVQLITHRYPDRVLFHVCNVCAMYCRHCTRKRKVGDVDSIPSKDEVLEGIKYIKSNPEVRDILLSGGDPLMLPDNYLDWILSKIAEIPHVEVIRIGSRMPVVLPYRITDDLIKVLEKYDNIWLNTHFNHPREITGSSKRALKKLAKAGIPLGNQSVLLRDVNDCPRIMKSLVHKLTANRVRPYYIYQCDLSEGLEHFRTNVGKGIEIMENLRGHTSGFAIPTYVIDAPGGGGKIPIMPNYLISWSTNKVVLRNYEGVITTYKMPDDYRHNECDLECESCNLQFNLENDEKDYKTIGISKLLNDYEDDITLVPENLERETRNNGVECSGLAGHA
- a CDS encoding IS3 family transposase, whose protein sequence is MDITYIKMGRSHMYLTAIIDWYSRYIVGWELSDTLDTAPVLAAVKKAISQYGKPEIINSDQGSQFTSDEYTSYLKQENIKQSMDGKGRWIDNVVIERWFRSLKIERIYPYEFTSPRELRIGIREYVQEYNNERPHQTHNYSTPY
- a CDS encoding tyrosine-type recombinase/integrase, which produces MNLSAGQVARRKTEKKLTVDHFSETALDAILRQPNPRTMKGHRNLFYMILMYDTGARNSEILNLSPKDVVADTESPYIIIHGKGKKIRLVPIVKETVQHYKSYMSRFHNGSMDNIPLFYTEIHGNRQPMSDDNVTRFVKKYALQAQNSCPEVPDRVTPHMFRHSRALNLYRKGVPLPLISEWLGHSNLQTTWIYAYADIEMKRNAIEKATVANHPLRNAQKFNAAELDDDTLRRLYGLK